Genomic DNA from Mycobacteroides chelonae CCUG 47445:
CCGCGCCGCACTCATCGACAAGGGCTTGATCGCCGTCGCGGGCCACGGACTTCTCGAGTTCACCATCCCTGGCTTCGCGGAATTTGTTCGCGCTCAAGAGGGCTGACGCAGTGTCGGCAACTTAGTCGTTGTGCGGCGACTTCTCCCGGACCACTCCAGAGCGCTCGCACTTGGGATCGACCTTCACCGGGTGATACGGGCAGGGCTCACTGGTGGCTACGGCAGGCGAGGCCGTGACCAGGGACGTCGTCAAACACGCGGCCATCGCGAACTGCCGAAACATCGCAGGAACCTTCCTCTGGGATCTCTTTGGAGACAACCCCATTGAAGTTGGCGTGCCCTGCTACTGGCTTCCGATAAGTTGCCAGTCTCTGTCGAAAATCGGCCAGGCTTTGATGCTGGTGCCGCGTGTTACCGACTCTTACGCAACGGCGCGGGTGTCCAGAGTCCGCCGTGCACAGCGGTTCCGACCTGTAGCTGTGCCACGGTGGCATTCCGGTAATACGGCGTAAACCGTTGCAACGCACCCCAGTCACGGAACCAGTCGTTCTGCAGATAGGTCGGCACCGGAGTGGCCTTCAACAGCAGCTCGGTGATGCCCAGCGGTCCGCCACCGAGGTAGTCCATCACCGGCGAGTTGGCCTCCGCACCGAAGCGGTCAGGGAGGATGCGCCACTTCGGGATCTCGATGACCCCGTTCTTGTGGTCGAACGGACGCTGGCAGGGGAAGGCAAGTCCCACAAGCCAATCCAGGAACACTGGATCGGCGCCCACAACAGCCTGCAGTGAACGCAATGACGGCACGCGGGGTGGGGTGACCGCGATCCAATGCTGCGGTGCCAAGTCGTCATCGGTGACCAGCAACCGGATTCGGGTGGCGCTAGTCGGAAGGGCATCGCGGGACATCCGTAGGTTTCGCCAAGCCGGGGAGGGGCCGAGGTCGGCAAACGAGATGGCGCCCATAACCTTTCCGTCCTCACCGGCGAACTGCGCCTGCAGCTCTACCGGGTCGAACCGGCCCGCGGCCGCCAATACGACCAGCGGCTTGGTGGCGTCCTTCGGGGGCAGTCGGTACCACGCCGACTGCAACCGGGCGGGACGCTGACTGCCGATCTGATAGCTGCCCATCACGGGTGTGGTCTCGGGCCTGAGATCGAAGGGCAGGCGTGCCCGCGATCCGTTGACACCGGCGACAACGGTGGTGCCGCCCTCGGTGCCTTCCTGGCTGCCGTTGACGTTGTTGCCGCTCTTGTCGCGTGCGACGAAGCTGTCCGAGGCCTGGGGGTTGTTCTCCTCGTCGGCCGACACATCCGAGGGAATCCCGTTGGGATCGAACATGATGTTGGTATCGGCGGCCAGTGCCTGTCCGATCGGGGTGTCGATCGGTTGCAGCATCCCGGCGTTCGGATCCTCTTCGACCAGCACGTCGTTGGCCAGCCCGCAGCCGTTTCCGCGTAGTGCGTCGAGGTTGGAACGTCCGACCGACCACGCGGGGTACTGGTTGACCATGCCTGCGGTCAGCGAGAAGACCGACCAGATGACGACGATCCAGGTGCCAACGGCCAGAGGAGACTCGGCGATGCGTGCCAGCACCGGATGCACGGGTGTGCGGCCGGGGTGGTCGCGGCCGGTGAAATGCATCCATGCCGCTATCAGAAGGGCGAGCACCGACAGCCCGAAGAAGACGGTGCTGATGCCGAAGTGCCATTGCGGGAAGGAATTCGACCACGGCACGCCGAAGTTGGAGACGTACCACCACCCGTTCACGCTGGAGAACGAGAGGGAGAGGACGAACAGCACGATGGCGGCGTACAGCGTGCGGTTGCGCGGTGAGCGCATCGCTGCGGCGGTCACGGCCACGGCGGCCAGCGCGCCCAGTGATCCCGCCAGGCCCGCGAACACCCCGAAGTGGTGCGTCCACTTGGTGGGAGTGAACATGATCGCGATGAACGAGATCAGCGTGATGCCGATGATTCGTCGGCTGGGGCCGCTAGCGGTGCCGGGGATCTTGTTCTTGCGCAATGTCATCGCCACGGCCACGCCGAGCGCGATGAGCAGGGCAAGCACCGGGAATCGCCGGGAGATCGCGCCGTCGGTGGTGGGCAGGAATAGCCGTTCGTAGCGGACGTGTTCGTCGAACCAGTTCAACGACGGTCCCACGGCCGATTTGAGTGCGTTGGCCTGGATCTCACCGACGAGGGTTTGATCCCGGAAGATGACGACCAACGTGACCAGCCCGGCTGCCAGGATCGGTGCCAGCAGTGCGGCATAACCGAACCGTTTGGCGCGCTTGCCCACGATGGTTCGTAGTGGTCCGATCGCGACCAGCAGCGCACCGACGGAGGCGATACCCGTCGGTCCGGAGAACAAGGTGAGCGCACCGATGATGCATGCGACCGCGGCGGGAAGGAGCCGGTTGGTCGCGATCGATCGCTCGACCGAGCACCACGTCAACAGGATGCCGACGGCGATGATCGGTTCGGGTCGCAGGCCGTTGTTGAATGGCAGCCAGAACGCCAGGAACATCGCGGCCGCCGTCCATGGCACCACCGGATTCGTGCGCGCGGCGTGGCCCAGTCGCGGGATCACCTCGCGGCTGATGACGGCCCAGCACAGCACCCCCATGATCAGGGTGGGCAGCCGCATCCAGACGCTGGCAGTGCTGATGTGCGCCCAGAGGGTCAGTAGGTCGTAGTACCAGCCGAACGGCGACTCGGGAGTGCCGAACCAGCGGTAGTAGTTGGCCATATAGCCCGAGTGCTCCGCGACGCGGGCCATGGTGAGGATGTAGCCGTCATCAGAGGTGTTGGCGCCCACGAAGTGCCACCACACCAATACCGCGCCGACCAGCGCGTCGAGCGGTCGGGGCTTCCACCAGCCCTCGGGCATGAAGCGCTTGTGCTTGCGCCCGTCGGCCGTATCGAGAGTGTGTAGCGCGATCAGCGAGATGCCGGTAAGCAGGACGCCCAGGATCATCGCGATGAACTTGATGACGGTGGGGGAGCTGCTGTAGCGGGTGTCGACGGTGGCGGAGAGATGCAGGCCGGCGGGAGCGGGTCCGGACAGGTCGGTGAACACGCCGACGATCTGGGGCCGGAAGTCGTATCCGCCGCGTTCCCCGGCACGGGGCTGTCCGGGTTTGGCGTCTTTGGGGCCCTGCGTCAGGCCGACGAATTGACCGGTCACCTTGTCTGAATGCGCGGTGACCTCGAGTTGTTGGCAGTTGGGGCCGGTGACCTCGGACAGCGGGGCTGAGACCACCGGCACATTGCGCACGATCACCACGAGGTCGCCGCCGATCCGCTGGATCAGCATGCCGCGGTCCACCGCGTTGGGCGCCTGCTTGGGGACGGTCGAGAGCAGCACGGTGTTGTGGCCCTCGAGCCCCTTGGCCGCCGCACAGGGCACCGTGATCGTGAGGTCGGTGGGAACGTATCCGATGAGGGGTGCGTCAACGCTGGTGAGGGTGCCGTTCTGTGGCCAGTTCAGCTCAGCGGTGTCCTGCCGGACCGGCAGCAGCGGAGTGGCGATGGCCAACAGTGCGCCAAGAAAACCGGTGACGATCGCGATCAGCCGGGCCCTGCGGTAGTCGCCGTCGCCGTTGCCGGCGACCTTCTCCGTCGCGTTGCCCTGAACCGTCACGGAGGAAGATGTTAGTTGGCTACTTAGAGGGGACCCGCACAACCAGGACGAAGGGCCCTATGGTGCGCACGGTGAACCGCGGGTCGGCGAATAGCTGTTTGTTCAGTGTGACGGTGTACCGCTTCACGTTCGGCTGGTTGGGGTAGACGTCCTTGGCGAGCCGCAGGGAGTAGTTGTCACCGGTTTGGCGCATGAGAAGGACGGTCGGCGCGCGCCAGGGCAGTGCGTCCAGCGCCCGAATCATTTCGTCGGCGGTGTGCAGGTCTTCCCAGCTCTTGATCGCGGCCGCGCGCTTGTCGAACTGGGCTAAGGGATTCGCGTAGTGCGGGGTGAGCCCCTGGAAGCCGTAGTAGGGGTAGAACGCCAGGAAGCTGTAGTCGGCGGTGAGCACCACGATCTCATCGCGCGGCTTGCCGGTTATCTCGGTGATTGCCTTGTCGATAGCGCCGTAGTGACTTTCCGGGCCGGGCGGGCGACGGTCGGCGCGCTGTCCGGTGCCGTCGGTATCGGCGTAGGCGATGACGATGTCGGAGCGCAGAAAATTGGGGATGTCTTGGCTGAATGCCAGTGCACCGGCAAGTCCGACGACGGTGGCCACGAGCGTGGCTGACTTGGCGCGCTGGGTGGCCCAGGCGGCCACCTCGATGAAGGCGAACACTCCCGCCGCGGCGAGCAGCACGGTGAGGGTGGGCACGAGCCGGAAGGAAAGCAGGGTGGTCTTGGCAAGGGTGGCAAGCATCGAGAGCAACGACCACAGATAGACCGAGCCCACGCCGATCGCCAGCGCGCCGGCACGTACCGAGGTCCGTGCCCGCACCACCAGCCAGCCCGTGCCAAGCAGACACAGGCCGCCGAGCATGGTGGGCTGCAGCATCGGGAAGGCCAGTTCGGCGCCGTCATTGGGCAGGTAATGCTGCGCCGATGCGGCCTTTTCCAGGGAGGCCCGCGAAACCGCGATCAAGTAGGGACCCCAGAACACCAGAGCCAGCGCAATGGCGATGCCTGCGATGGCGAGCCAGCGCAGCAGGGGCTCTTTCACGGCGGACCACCAGCCGTCCCGCCGGATGCGGCTGATCGCCACCACCTTGGCGGCGACGGTGATGGCCAGCGCGCCGTACGCGGTGAGCAGTGTGTAGAACAGCGCCGCGAACCCCAGAAACACACCCGTCCCGATGACGGCGCTCCAGCCGCTGCCTGCGGGTGCACGGAGGGCGCTATAACCCAGAACCAGTACCGGCGGCAGCAGCACCGTGATGATCGCGCCGTAGGGCTCGGCAGCGGTGGAGTACAGGGTGACGGCGGCGGTCGCGGTAGTCACGATGAGGGCGTACTCGAAACGGATCAGCTTGTTCCAGAGGATGAATGCCGCACACACGGCGATCGCCAGCGACGTGACGGCCCACGGCTTGTACATCTCCCAGCCGGCGGTCCCGGTGAGCGCCGCCAGCCGCCCGCCGATCCAGAACCAGCCGGCCGGATAGAACGGTGGCATGTCCGGATAGGTCATATCGTGTAGCGCGGGCGAGTCGGTGAACCGTGTCAGGTACTCGGTGCGGAACTGCTGGTCCACCGAGACCCCGAACAGGTACAGCTTGGTGGCCCCTAGCGGCATCCCCAGTGTCACCACGGTGAACGTCGACAAGAAGAGCAGAGAAAGCATTTTCGCGACGGCCCGGCGCCCTCTGCGCCAGAGAACCCCGGCCAGCACCAGTCCGGCGATGGCACCGAACTGCCCGACCGTAGTCAGGGCGTGGAGCTGGTTTGACGATCCGAAGGCCGGCCACTCCACCCGGGCAATCGCGAGGAGCGCGACGACACTGACCGCCG
This window encodes:
- a CDS encoding galactan 5-O-arabinofuranosyltransferase: MTAQTAEASRRHVLDTTKDLALAVVTASAVSVVALLAIARVEWPAFGSSNQLHALTTVGQFGAIAGLVLAGVLWRRGRRAVAKMLSLLFLSTFTVVTLGMPLGATKLYLFGVSVDQQFRTEYLTRFTDSPALHDMTYPDMPPFYPAGWFWIGGRLAALTGTAGWEMYKPWAVTSLAIAVCAAFILWNKLIRFEYALIVTTATAAVTLYSTAAEPYGAIITVLLPPVLVLGYSALRAPAGSGWSAVIGTGVFLGFAALFYTLLTAYGALAITVAAKVVAISRIRRDGWWSAVKEPLLRWLAIAGIAIALALVFWGPYLIAVSRASLEKAASAQHYLPNDGAELAFPMLQPTMLGGLCLLGTGWLVVRARTSVRAGALAIGVGSVYLWSLLSMLATLAKTTLLSFRLVPTLTVLLAAAGVFAFIEVAAWATQRAKSATLVATVVGLAGALAFSQDIPNFLRSDIVIAYADTDGTGQRADRRPPGPESHYGAIDKAITEITGKPRDEIVVLTADYSFLAFYPYYGFQGLTPHYANPLAQFDKRAAAIKSWEDLHTADEMIRALDALPWRAPTVLLMRQTGDNYSLRLAKDVYPNQPNVKRYTVTLNKQLFADPRFTVRTIGPFVLVVRVPSK
- a CDS encoding arabinosyltransferase domain-containing protein; the protein is MTVQGNATEKVAGNGDGDYRRARLIAIVTGFLGALLAIATPLLPVRQDTAELNWPQNGTLTSVDAPLIGYVPTDLTITVPCAAAKGLEGHNTVLLSTVPKQAPNAVDRGMLIQRIGGDLVVIVRNVPVVSAPLSEVTGPNCQQLEVTAHSDKVTGQFVGLTQGPKDAKPGQPRAGERGGYDFRPQIVGVFTDLSGPAPAGLHLSATVDTRYSSSPTVIKFIAMILGVLLTGISLIALHTLDTADGRKHKRFMPEGWWKPRPLDALVGAVLVWWHFVGANTSDDGYILTMARVAEHSGYMANYYRWFGTPESPFGWYYDLLTLWAHISTASVWMRLPTLIMGVLCWAVISREVIPRLGHAARTNPVVPWTAAAMFLAFWLPFNNGLRPEPIIAVGILLTWCSVERSIATNRLLPAAVACIIGALTLFSGPTGIASVGALLVAIGPLRTIVGKRAKRFGYAALLAPILAAGLVTLVVIFRDQTLVGEIQANALKSAVGPSLNWFDEHVRYERLFLPTTDGAISRRFPVLALLIALGVAVAMTLRKNKIPGTASGPSRRIIGITLISFIAIMFTPTKWTHHFGVFAGLAGSLGALAAVAVTAAAMRSPRNRTLYAAIVLFVLSLSFSSVNGWWYVSNFGVPWSNSFPQWHFGISTVFFGLSVLALLIAAWMHFTGRDHPGRTPVHPVLARIAESPLAVGTWIVVIWSVFSLTAGMVNQYPAWSVGRSNLDALRGNGCGLANDVLVEEDPNAGMLQPIDTPIGQALAADTNIMFDPNGIPSDVSADEENNPQASDSFVARDKSGNNVNGSQEGTEGGTTVVAGVNGSRARLPFDLRPETTPVMGSYQIGSQRPARLQSAWYRLPPKDATKPLVVLAAAGRFDPVELQAQFAGEDGKVMGAISFADLGPSPAWRNLRMSRDALPTSATRIRLLVTDDDLAPQHWIAVTPPRVPSLRSLQAVVGADPVFLDWLVGLAFPCQRPFDHKNGVIEIPKWRILPDRFGAEANSPVMDYLGGGPLGITELLLKATPVPTYLQNDWFRDWGALQRFTPYYRNATVAQLQVGTAVHGGLWTPAPLRKSR